The Bacillota bacterium genome has a segment encoding these proteins:
- a CDS encoding ABC transporter substrate-binding protein, with protein MSNRTRISRIHVVLIGVLTFLLACSSISWAQAPARLPREQTLYKAGLQWGPPTSFNPFAGTIAWPVPNEEYIYETLFAFNLVTGKLDPILAESYKWLDKLNLTVTLHKGTRWQDGKPLTSKDVVYTMELGKKNALSYSPFWDYVSSVKAVDDRTIRISLNPAKPHRGLVENYLGTIRIVPQHIWSKIEAAGKLKDDPNFEPVGSGPYKLLSYSPEQIVVERDDNYWGIPYFGKPAPKYIVHPIFKSNDAGNLALERAEVDLSQQFCPEIWKMWENKKLPVGTWYKKSPYHIPASIPSLFINIHKHPLDLPQVRRALAYAIDYEKIAETAMSRYSPPAQSSLLIPVGVPEKKYFNADDVKKYGWEYNPQKAVEILEKELKAKKGPDGIYVLPDGTRLGPFIAECPYGWTDWMTSLEVVAASARKVGIEIRTQYPDAPVWTDHRNTGNFDLLMNTPAGGYSPAHPWVRFRDVMDIRGVPPVGQVAYWNYNRYSNPKVGELLDKAAATSDEKELTEIYRELNQIFMKDIPIIPLEYRPWEFYEFNETYWTGFPTDDNPTAPPQHNFAGVKILYIIKPKK; from the coding sequence ATGTCAAATAGGACCAGGATTTCGCGGATCCATGTCGTCCTGATTGGTGTTCTCACATTTCTCCTCGCTTGTTCATCAATATCGTGGGCCCAGGCGCCTGCTAGGCTACCCAGAGAACAAACCCTTTATAAGGCCGGCCTGCAATGGGGCCCCCCTACGAGCTTCAATCCCTTTGCGGGGACGATAGCCTGGCCTGTTCCGAACGAAGAGTACATATATGAGACGCTCTTCGCTTTCAACCTTGTTACAGGAAAGCTCGACCCTATACTCGCGGAGAGTTACAAGTGGCTAGACAAGCTCAACCTCACGGTAACCCTTCATAAGGGGACGCGCTGGCAGGATGGGAAACCACTCACCTCAAAAGATGTTGTATATACCATGGAACTCGGGAAAAAAAACGCCCTTAGTTATAGTCCATTTTGGGATTACGTAAGCTCGGTGAAGGCTGTTGACGACCGGACCATACGTATCAGCCTCAATCCTGCTAAGCCTCATCGTGGTCTGGTGGAAAATTATCTCGGCACTATACGTATCGTGCCCCAGCATATTTGGTCAAAGATCGAGGCAGCGGGCAAACTGAAAGACGATCCAAACTTTGAGCCCGTAGGTTCCGGGCCATACAAGCTCCTGAGCTATTCTCCTGAACAGATAGTAGTTGAAAGAGATGACAACTATTGGGGTATCCCGTATTTCGGCAAGCCTGCACCCAAATATATAGTCCATCCCATCTTTAAGAGCAATGACGCAGGCAACCTGGCTCTGGAGAGAGCGGAAGTAGACCTTTCACAGCAGTTCTGCCCGGAGATATGGAAGATGTGGGAGAATAAGAAGCTGCCAGTTGGGACCTGGTATAAGAAGAGCCCATACCATATACCAGCGTCTATCCCTTCGCTCTTCATCAACATTCACAAACATCCACTAGATCTGCCACAGGTACGCCGCGCCCTTGCGTATGCTATAGATTATGAAAAGATCGCGGAGACCGCAATGTCCCGATATTCTCCGCCAGCGCAATCCAGCCTGCTTATTCCTGTAGGCGTTCCTGAGAAGAAGTATTTCAATGCCGATGATGTGAAGAAGTATGGCTGGGAATACAATCCTCAGAAGGCTGTCGAGATTCTTGAAAAGGAACTCAAGGCAAAGAAAGGGCCTGATGGCATATATGTGCTTCCTGATGGCACGCGGCTCGGGCCATTCATTGCGGAGTGCCCATATGGCTGGACCGACTGGATGACCAGCCTCGAGGTGGTGGCCGCCAGCGCCAGGAAGGTTGGTATCGAGATCAGAACCCAGTATCCAGATGCCCCAGTATGGACCGATCATCGCAACACCGGGAATTTCGATCTATTGATGAACACCCCTGCCGGCGGCTACAGCCCTGCGCATCCCTGGGTGAGATTCAGAGATGTAATGGACATCAGGGGAGTCCCGCCTGTAGGCCAAGTCGCATACTGGAACTATAATAGATATTCGAACCCCAAGGTAGGAGAACTACTAGACAAAGCAGCAGCTACTTCAGACGAAAAGGAACTGACTGAGATCTACCGGGAACTCAACCAGATCTTTATGAAGGATATCCCCATCATCCCGCTGGAATACAGGCCATGGGAATTCTATGAATTCAACGAAACATATTGGACTGGCTTCCCGACCGATGACAATCCGACAGCGCCACCTCAGCATAACTTCGCGGGCGTGAAGATACTCTATATCATCAAACCGAAGAAATAG